In Polyangiaceae bacterium, the genomic window GTCTCCGTCGAGCCGGGGCCGAGTCCCTGCTCGATCTGCTGGGCCTCGACCTCCTGGTAACCCAGGCCGCCCATCGGGAAGAGCACGCCCCACTGCAGCATGGTGTAGAAGCCGCCGGGCTTGTCGTGGTTGTCGTTCAGCGAGCCGTCCTTCGACTGGTAGTAGAGCGAGAGGTCGAGCTCGATGCCGAGATCGCGCTTGTGTCCCGGCGTCTGGACGAACTCGCTGGCGCGCGTCCAGATCCCCGCGAAGCCGCCGCCGAAGCGCTGGCCGCTGGGCTCGCGGATGAAGTCGTACTCGACGCTGGGCCGGAAGTAGTAGGTGCCCTGCACCCGCGAGAGCAGGTTCCGGTGGAGGATCAGGTCCACCTTGTAGTTCGGGTGGAAGCGGAAGGTGCTGATGGTGTCGTCGCCCTGCTGCGGCTGCAGCCCGTTCCAGCCCGGTGAGAGGCCGCCCGCGCCGCTGATGGGGCCGAACACGTCTGGATCGCCCGAGGCCCAGCCGGTCTTGAACTCGAGCTTCAGTCGGTCTTCGACCAGCTTCTGCTCGATCTCCGCGGCGTAGCCCCACTGCTCGATCTTGCGGCCGTTCACCGCGTCGTCGGGCGTGCTCTCGATGGATCCCTGGATGGTGACCGCCTCCGCCTCGAAGCGGAACTTCTTGTAGAGGAGCTGGATCCACAAGTCGGGGATCCACGCCGAAGCACCGCGGCGCACGTAGCCGGCGCCGAAGTTCTCGGTGGGACAGCCCAGCGTCGGGGCGCCGGTTCCGCACTGGCCGGTTCCGCCCTCGTTGGCGATGAGCTGGCGGCGATGCACCACGTAGGCGCCGCCGTTCAGGACCAGGTTGCCCTGCGCCAGCGCCAGCTTGGTGAGCTCCGGGTTCTTGCGGCGCGCGAGGACGAACACGTACTGATCCACGTCGTCGAGCTGCCCCATGTCGTAGGGCTGGGCCTGCGGCTGGTTCAGCGAGTCGCTGGTCTGCCCTTCGTTGGCGAAGTCCCAGGCGGCGCCCAGGTACAGATCCAACGACTTCAGCCCCGTCACGAACATGATGCGGTCGTTCGTGGTCTGGTAGTCGTCGTCCGGCCCGTCGCCGGCGTTGGCCAGGATGCCCAGGCCCCAGTGGCTGGGCATGCGTCCGAAGCGCAGCTGGCCGACCGGCGTCATGTACTCCGCCCACACGCGCTTGACCCGGATGCTGTCACGGAAGCTGTTGCGCCCGTCGCTGGGCGGCGCCTGCGTGTTGTCGAAGGCGCCGATGGGGTTGTAGCCGCTGCGCTTGTTGACCACGTAGCCCGTCGCGCCCGGGGAGTTCGAGTAGCCCTCCGGCGTGGAGCCCAGCACCAAGTTGTCGAGCAGGTCGATCTGCGACAGGACGCGCAGGTTGTCCGAGACGTGCAGCTCCGGGTTCAGCCGAAAGCGCATGTTGGCGCCGGCCTGCGTCTTGTTCTTGCAGGGGTAGAGCCCCTCGCGCGGATCGTCGCTGGCCGACGAGGACTCGGCGGACTCGTCCCCGGTGCAGAGCGCCGGCCCGAACGAGCCGCCCGTCCGAGAGTTGTAGTGGTTGTCGCTCGGCAGCGGCCAGAGCGCGGTGTTCGGCGGGTCCACGCGGCCGAGCGAGAAGTTGTGGAACAGCTCAGCGCGCAGCCGGTAGTAGCCGTGGATCTCGAAGATGGGCCGCGCGTGGGACCACCAGTCTTCGGCGTAGATCTCGTCGGACGTCTTGGCGCGCTTCTGCGCCGCCGCCGGCTCCTTGCCTTGCTTCTCGAGCGCCGCAGCGTCCGTCGCCGGTTGCGGCCACATCGGCATCGGCCCGAAGCCTCCTGGCGCTGGCGTCGGAGTGACGCCCTCACCGCCTGGTCCCTTGCCGGTGGTGGGCGGCTTCGCCGGCGGCTCTTCTTCTTCCTCACCCTCGGGACTGGGCGGCGGTTCGGGCTCCTCCGCTGCGGGCTGCTCGGCAGCCGCGGGCTTGGCACCTGGCGGCTTCGGCGGAGCCGGCGCGGGCTTGGCAGCGGGCGCTGGCGCAGGCTTCGGTGGCGCTGGTGCCGGCGCTTGCGCTTGCGCCAGGGCGCTCGTCACGACCCAGCTCAGAGACAAAAGGAAGGCGGATCGCTTGAGCATTCGACGGCCGGCCGTGGCTATCGCACGCGCCCGGGAAGACTGTCAACGACGCACTTTTTCCGAAGCCTTTCGCGAGCCTCAGGCTCGGACTCGGGGCTCCGCCTCGTAGGCCTGCATCACGTCGGTGCGGAGCTGGTCGGCCTGCGTCTTCGGCAGGGGCGGGGCGCTCGATTGCGGCAGGCCGAGCTGAGAGATCGCCGCAGCGTTGTCGGCCAGGCGCTGCTGGGCCGACCAGCCGGCGCTCTCCGGCAGGCCGAGCGCGGTGCGGAACGCCTCGCCGAGCTCGATGGCCGAGTGGAAGCGGTGCATCGGGTCTTTGGCCAGGGCTCGGGCGAAGAGCAGGTCGAGGACCCTGGGCGCCTGAGGGATCTGAGCCGTGAGCGGCGGCGGCGACTCCTCGACCTGGGCGGTCCGCACCATGATCTCGTTACGGGTCGGCGCATCGAAGGGAGTGATGCCCGTGAGCATCTCGAACAGCACGATGGCGGCGCTGTACAAGTCTGCGCGCGCGTCGATCTCCTTGCCCAGCACCTGCTCGGGCGACATGTAAGCGCCGGTGCCCGGCGCCATGCCCCCGGTGTTCTTCGCGTGATCGGCGGGCAGCCGCGCGATGCCGAAGTCGGTGAGCTTCACCACGCCGTCCACGCGCACCAGCACGTTGCTGGGCTTGACGTCGCGATGGATGATGCCGAGCGCGTGAATGGCAGCCAGCGCCCCGAGCAGCTGCGAGAAGAAGTGCCACGCGCGCATGAACGGCAAGCACGGCAGCCCACCGGGGGTCGCGCTCCTGGCCTGGCGTTCGATCAGGGCGGAGAGCGGCTCGCCCTCGACCAGCTCGAGCACGATGGCGAGCTGCCCCTCGGGCTCGACCATGGCGAAGAAGTGGACGATGTTAGGGTGCGAGAGTCGGCTGAGCGCGCTGGCTTCGCCCATGAACAGGCGTCGGGCTCGCTCCCGGCTCTTGAGCAGCGGGTGCAGCACCTTGACCGCGACCGGATGTGCCGGCGTCCCGGCCTTGTCGCCGGCGGGGTTGTAGTAGAGCCAGCCGCGGTGCACGACGCCCATGCCGCCCTCGCCGATGCGCGGGCCCACCACGACCTTGCCCCAGCCGAGGTCGAGCTCGCTGTCCTCTCCGAAGCGCCGCGCCGCTTCGCGGGCAGGCTGCGGCGCGCCGCATTCGGTGCAGAACCGAGCAGCGTCATCGAGCACGTTCTTGCACACCGGGCAGAGCGCCACGGACGAGAGGATAGCGTGGACGGCTCCGGCCTCGAAAATCTCGGGCTTTGTCTGTCGATCATGGCCGTTGCGAAATGCTGGCGGGGTATGCGAGCCTTGGCTTCGCTGAGGGTGAACCCCCTCGGTGTCGGAGGATGATTCCGTTGCCGCTGCCCCTCGTCGCGCTCCCCGCTGCCCGCTTCCGCCCAAGCACCTCCCACCGCTCGCGCCGCATCGCCGGAGCGGTCGGAGCTGCCAGCGTGCTCGGCCTCGTCTTCGCTGCCGCACCGGCGCTGGCGCAGGACGCCGCCGACAAGGAGTTTTCGGTTCAGCGCTTCGACCCGGCGCCCGGGCCCCGTAACTACTTCAGCACGCGCGGCGTGCGGACCGACGGCAAGATGGCGTGGAGCGCAGGGCTCTTCGTCAACTACGCCTGGAAGCCCTTCGTGGTGCGCAGCTGTTTCAGCGAGACGAACTGCGACGACCCGAACGCCAGCGGCATCGACGACCTCAAGGTCATCGAGAACCTGGTCACGGGCGACGCGC contains:
- a CDS encoding TIGR04551 family protein, producing the protein MLKRSAFLLSLSWVVTSALAQAQAPAPAPPKPAPAPAAKPAPAPPKPPGAKPAAAEQPAAEEPEPPPSPEGEEEEEPPAKPPTTGKGPGGEGVTPTPAPGGFGPMPMWPQPATDAAALEKQGKEPAAAQKRAKTSDEIYAEDWWSHARPIFEIHGYYRLRAELFHNFSLGRVDPPNTALWPLPSDNHYNSRTGGSFGPALCTGDESAESSSASDDPREGLYPCKNKTQAGANMRFRLNPELHVSDNLRVLSQIDLLDNLVLGSTPEGYSNSPGATGYVVNKRSGYNPIGAFDNTQAPPSDGRNSFRDSIRVKRVWAEYMTPVGQLRFGRMPSHWGLGILANAGDGPDDDYQTTNDRIMFVTGLKSLDLYLGAAWDFANEGQTSDSLNQPQAQPYDMGQLDDVDQYVFVLARRKNPELTKLALAQGNLVLNGGAYVVHRRQLIANEGGTGQCGTGAPTLGCPTENFGAGYVRRGASAWIPDLWIQLLYKKFRFEAEAVTIQGSIESTPDDAVNGRKIEQWGYAAEIEQKLVEDRLKLEFKTGWASGDPDVFGPISGAGGLSPGWNGLQPQQGDDTISTFRFHPNYKVDLILHRNLLSRVQGTYYFRPSVEYDFIREPSGQRFGGGFAGIWTRASEFVQTPGHKRDLGIELDLSLYYQSKDGSLNDNHDKPGGFYTMLQWGVLFPMGGLGYQEVEAQQIEQGLGPGSTETSTAQILRWYLGVLF
- a CDS encoding protein kinase, with the protein product MALCPVCKNVLDDAARFCTECGAPQPAREAARRFGEDSELDLGWGKVVVGPRIGEGGMGVVHRGWLYYNPAGDKAGTPAHPVAVKVLHPLLKSRERARRLFMGEASALSRLSHPNIVHFFAMVEPEGQLAIVLELVEGEPLSALIERQARSATPGGLPCLPFMRAWHFFSQLLGALAAIHALGIIHRDVKPSNVLVRVDGVVKLTDFGIARLPADHAKNTGGMAPGTGAYMSPEQVLGKEIDARADLYSAAIVLFEMLTGITPFDAPTRNEIMVRTAQVEESPPPLTAQIPQAPRVLDLLFARALAKDPMHRFHSAIELGEAFRTALGLPESAGWSAQQRLADNAAAISQLGLPQSSAPPLPKTQADQLRTDVMQAYEAEPRVRA